Proteins co-encoded in one Populus trichocarpa isolate Nisqually-1 chromosome 10, P.trichocarpa_v4.1, whole genome shotgun sequence genomic window:
- the LOC18102285 gene encoding G-type lectin S-receptor-like serine/threonine-protein kinase At4g27290 — translation MDCIPMLVFCFISFLIVRTATPTDTINTAQFIRDGDTIVSAGGTYELGFFTPEKSRNRYLGIWYGKISVQTAVWVANRETPLNDSSGVVRLTNQGLLVLLNRSGSIIWSSNTSAPARNPVAKLLDSGNLVVKEEGDNNPENSLWQSFEHLGNTLIPGSKLGRNRLTGMDWYLTSWKSPDDPSSGNITIILIPGGYPEYAAVEDSNVKYRAGPWNGLGFSGLPRLKPNPIYTFEFVFNDKEIFYRETLLNNSTHWRAVASQNGDLQLLLWMEQTQSWFLYATVNTDNCERYNLCGPNGICSINHSPVCDCLNGFVPKVPRDWKKTDWSSGCVRKTALNCSRDGFRKLRGLKMPETRKSWFNRSMNLEECKNTCLKNCSCTAYANLDIRDGGSGCLLWFNDLIDMRTFVQNEQDIFIRMAASELDNGDSAKVNTKSKEKKRIVVSSVLSTGILFVGLCLVLYVWKKKQQKNRKMTGNLQRRSNKKDLKEELELPFFNMDELACATNNFSVSNKLGEGGFGPVYKGTLTDGREIAVKRLSKNSRQGLDEFKNEVKHIVKLQHRNLVRLLGCCIERDEKMLVYELLPNKSLDFYIFDETRSLLLDWPKRYNIINGIARGLLYLHQDSRLRIIHRDLKTSNVLLDYEMNPKISDFGLARSFGENETEANTNKVAGTYGYISPEYANYGLYSLKSDVFSFGVLVLEIVSGYKNRGFHHPDHHLNLIGHAWILFKQGRPLELAAGSKVETPYLSEVLRSIHVGLLCVQENPEDRPNMSYVVLMLGNEDELPHPKQPGFFTERDLVEASYSSRQSKPPSANVCSVSVLEAR, via the exons ATGGATTGCATCCCCATGCTTGTTTTctgcttcatttcatttctgatTGTTAGAACAGCCACACCTACTGACACCATAAACACAGCTCAGTTCATTAGAGATGGAGACACTATAGTTTCAGCTGGTGGGACCTATGAATTAGGATTTTTCACCCCCGAGAAATCCAGAAACCGATACTTGGGGATATGGTATGGCAAAATATCTGTCCAGACAGCAGTTTGGGTTGCCAACAGAGAAACTCCACTTAACGATTCGTCAGGAGTTGTAAGGCTTACCAACCAAGGACTTCTTGTCCTTCTCAATCGTAGTGGAAGCATCATTTGGTCTTCCAACACATCAGCACCTGCTAGGAATCCAGTTGCAAAGCTTTTGGATTCAGGAAACCTAGTTGTGAAAGAGGAGGGTGATAATAACCCGGAAAATTCCTTGTGGCAGAGTTTTGAACATCTAGGTAACACACTTATTCCGGGCTCGAAGCTAGGACGGAATAGATTAACTGGCATGGACTGGTACTTGACATCATGGAAGTCACCAGATGATCCTTCCAGCGGTAATATTACAATAATCCTTATTCCTGGTGGATATCCTGAGTATGCAGCGGTGGAAGATTCAAATGTGAAGTATCGAGCTGGGCCATGGAATGGTCTGGGGTTCAGCGGCTTGCCTCGGTTAAAACCAAATCCAATATAcacatttgaatttgtttttaatgataaggAGATATTTTACAGAGAAACTCTTCTCAATAACTCAACGCATTGGAGAGCCGTCGCAAGTCAAAATGGTGATCTCCAGCTCCTTTTGTGGATGGAGCAAACCCAAAGCTGGTTTCTTTACGCAACAGTAAATACAGATAATTGTGAGCGTTATAACCTCTGTGGTCCAAATGGTATCTGTAGCATTAACCACTCTCCAGTTTGCGATTGCTTGAATGGATTTGTACCAAAAGTTCCAAGAGACTGGAAGAAGACAGATTGGTCAAGTGGTTGCGTTAGAAAGACTGCACTAAATTGTTCCAGAGATGGGTTTCGGAAGCTCAGAGGTTTGAAGATGCCGGAGACAAGAAAATCATGGTTTAACAGGAGTATGAACCTGGAGGAGTGCAAGAACACATGCTTGAAGAACTGCAGCTGTACTGCGTATGCAAACTTGGACATCAGGGATGGAGGAAGCGGTTGCTTGCTTTGGTTCAATGATTTGATTGATATGAGAACTTTCGTTCAAAATGAGCAAGACATTTTTATACGGATGGCTGCATCAGAACTAG ATAACGGTGACTCTGCAAAGGTTAATACCAAAtccaaagagaagaaaaggatcgTAGTAAGCTCTGTGTTGTCTACTGGGATTCTGTTCGTTGGCCTATGCTTGGTCTTGTATGTTTGGAAAAAGAAGCAGCAGAAAAACA GAAAAATGACAGGTAATTTGCAAAGAAGATCAAATAAAAAGGACTTGAAGGAAGAACTAGAATTACCCTTCTTTAACATGGATGAGTTGGCTTGTGCAACAAATAACTTTTCTGTATCCAATAAACTAGGAGAAGGGGGTTTCGGACCTGTTTATAAG GGAACATTAACAGATGGACGAGAAATAGCTGTCAAGAGGCTCTCTAAGAATTCAAGACAAGGACTTGATGAGTTCAAAAATGAAGTCAAACATATCGTGAAACTTCAGCACCGGAATCTAGTGAGGCTTCTTGGATGCTGCAttgaaagagatgaaaaaatgtTGGTCTACGAGCTTTTGCCTAACAAAAGCTTGGACTTCTACATTTTTG ATGAAACTCGAAGCTTGCTACTAGATTGGCCTAAACGCTACAACATCATCAACGGGATTGCTCGAGGACTCCTTTATCTTCACCAAGATTCGAGACTAAGAATAATCCACAGAGATCTGAAAACCAGCAATGTTTTGTTGGATTAcgaaatgaatccaaaaatctcAGACTTTGGCCTGGCTAGAAGttttggagaaaatgaaactgaaGCCAATACTAATAAAGTGGCTGGAACGTA TGGTTACATATCTCCAGAGTACGCAAATTATGGACTCTACTCGCTAAAATCAGATGTCTTCAGCTTTGGAGTATTGGTGCTAGAGATAGTGAGTGGCTATAAGAACAGAGGATTCCATCATCCAGATCACCACCTCAACCTTATTGGGCAT GCTTGGATACTGTTCAAACAAGGCAGGCCTCTGGAACTGGCTGCGGGATCAAAAGTTGAAACACCCTATTTGTCTGAAGTGCTACGTTCAATTCATGTGGGGCTGTTGTGTGTGCAAGAAAATCCAGAAGATAGACCAAACATGTCATATGTGGTTTTGATGTTGGGTAATGAAGATGAATTGCCTCATCCTAAACAACCAGGATTCTTCACTGAAAGGGATCTTGTTGAAGCAAGCTATTCATCGAGGCAGAGCAAACCACCTTCGGCGAACGTATGCTCAGTTTCAGTGTTAGAGGCAAGATAG
- the LOC18110810 gene encoding G-type lectin S-receptor-like serine/threonine-protein kinase At4g27290, whose translation MDCIPMLVFCFISFLIVRTATPTDTINTAQFIRDGDTIVSAGGTYELGFFSPGKSKSRYLGIWYGKISVQTAVWVANRETPLNDSSGVVKLTNDGLLVLLNRSGSIIWSSNTSTPARNPVAQLLDTGNLVVKEEGDNNVENSLWQSFDYPGNTLIPGMKVGRNIKTGMDWYVTSWKSPDDPSRGNITGILVPEGYPELLLLEDSKPKHRAGPWNGLQFSGMPQVKPNPVYIFEFVYNSKEIYYTEKLHNSSRHWRVVLPQSGDIQHILWIEQTQSWLLYETANTDNCETYALCGANGICSINNSPVCNCLKGFVPKVPRDWDKTDWSSGCVRKTALNCSRDGFRKLSGVKMPETRKSWFNRSMDLEECKNTCLKNCSCTAYTNLDIRDGGSGCLLWFNDLIDMRTFVQNEQDIFIRMDASELDNGGSARVNTKSKVKKRIVVTTVLSTGILFIGLCLVLYVWKKKPKKSKVMLTGKMQRRSNNNDMKEELELPFFNMDELASATNNFSDSNKLGEGGFGPVYKGTLTDGQEIAVKRLSKNSRQGLEEFKNEVQHIVKLQHRNLVRLLGCCIQSDETMLVYEFLPNKSLDFYIFDETHSLLLDWPKRYNIINGIARGLLYLHQDSRLRIIHRDLKTSNILLDYEMNPKISDFGLARSFGENETEANTNKVAGTYGYISPEYANYGLYSLKSDVFSFGVLVLEIVTGYRNRGFSHPDHHLNLIGHAWILFKQGRSLELAAGSGVETPYLSEVLRSIHVGLLCVQENTEDRPNISHVVLMLGNEDELPQPKQPGFFTERDLDEASYSSSQNKPPSANGCSISMLEAR comes from the exons ATGGATTGCATCCCCATGCTTGTTTTctgcttcatttcatttctgatTGTTAGAACAGCCACACCTACTGACACCATAAACACAGCCCAGTTCATTAGAGATGGAGACACTATAGTTTCAGCTGGCGGGACCTATGAATTAGGATTTTTCAGCCCCGGGAAATCCAAAAGCCGATACTTGGGGATATGGTATGGCAAAATATCTGTCCAGACAGCAGTTTGGGTTGCCAACAGAGAAACTCCACTTAACGATTCATCAGGAGTTGTAAAGCTTACCAACGATGGACTTCTTGTCCTTCTAAACCGGAGTGGAAGCATCATTTGGTCTTCCAACACATCAACACCTGCTAGGAATCCAGTTGCGCAGCTTTTGGATACAGGAAACCTTGTTGTGAAAGAGGAGGGTGATAATAACGTGGAGAACTCCTTGTGGCAGAGTTTTGATTATCCAGGCAACACACTAATACCGGGCATGAAGGTAGGACGGAATATCAAAACTGGCATGGACTGGTACGTGACATCATGGAAGTCACCTGATGATCCTTCCAGAGGTAATATTACAGGCATCCTTGTTCCTGAAGGATATCCGGAGTTACTACTGTTGGAAGATTCGAAACCGAAGCATCGAGCTGGGCCATGGAATGGCTTACAGTTCAGTGGCATGCCTCAAGTAAAACCAAATCCCGTGTAcatatttgaatttgtttataatagCAAGGAGATATATTACACAGAGAAACTTCATAATAGCTCAAGGCATTGGAGGGTCGTCTTACCTCAGAGTGGTGATATCCAGCACATCCTCTGGATCGAGCAAACTCAAAGTTGGCTTCTTTATGAAACAGCAAATACAGATAATTGTGAAACTTATGCACTCTGTGGCGCAAATGGTATCTGTAGCATTAACAACTCTCCGGTGTGTAACTGCTTGAAAGGATTTGTACCAAAAGTTCCTAGAGACTGGGACAAGACAGATTGGTCAAGCGGTTGCGTTAGAAAGACTGCACTAAATTGTTCCAGAGATGGGTTTCGGAAGCTCTCGGGTGTGAAGATGCCGGAGACAAGAAAATCATGGTTCAACAGGAGTATGGACCTGGAGGAGTGCAAGAACACATGCTTGAAGAACTGCAGCTGTACTGCGTATACAAACCTGGACATCAGGGATGGAGGAAGTGGTTGCTTGCTTTGGTTCAATGATTTGATTGATATGAGAACTTTCGTTCAAAATGAGCAAGACATTTTTATACGGATGGATGCATCAGAACTAG ATAACGGTGGCTCTGCAAGGGTTAATACCAAATCCAAAGTGAAGAAAAGGATCGTAGTAACCACTGTGTTGTCCACAGGAATTCTGTTTATTGGCCTATGCTTGGTCTTGTATGTTTGGAAAAAGAAGCCGAAGAAAAGTA AAGTTATGCTGACAGGAAAAATGCAAAGAAGATCAAACAACAATGACATGAAGGAAGAACTAGAATTACCCTTCTTTAACATGGATGAGTTGGCTTCTGCAACAAATAACTTTTCCGATTCCAATAAACTAGGAGAAGGGGGTTTCGGACCTGTTTATAAG GGAACATTAACAGATGGACAAGAAATAGCTGTCAAGAGGCTCTCTAAGAATTCAAGACAAGGACTTGAGGAGTTCAAAAATGAAGTCCAACATATTGTGAAACTTCAGCACCGGAATCTAGTGAGGCTTCTTGGATGCTGTATTCAAAGTGATGAGACGATGCTGGTCTACGAGTTCTTGCCTAACAAAAGCTTGGACTTCTATATTTTTG ATGAGACTCATAGCTTGCTACTAGATTGGCCTAAACGCTACAACATCATTAACGGGATTGCTCGAGGACTCCTTTATCTTCACCAAGATTCCAGACTAAGAATAATCCACAGAGATCTGAAAACCAGCAATATTTTGTTGGATTAcgaaatgaatccaaaaatctcAGACTTTGGCCTGGCTAGAAGttttggagaaaatgaaacGGAAGCCAATACTAATAAAGTGGCTGGAACGTA TGGTTACATATCTCCAGAGTACGCAAATTATGGACTCTACTCACTAAAATCAGACGTCTTCAGCTTTGGAGTATTGGTGCTAGAGATAGTGACTGGCTATAGGAACAGGGGATTCAGTCACCCAGATCACCACCTCAACCTTATCGGGCAT GCTTGGATACTGTTCAAGCAAGGCAGGTCTCTGGAACTGGCTGCGGGATCAGGAGTTGAAACACCCTATTTGTCTGAAGTCCTACGTTCAATTCATGTGGGGCTGTTGTGTGTGCAAGAAAATACAGAAGATCGACCAAACATATCACATGTGGTTTTGATGTTGGGTAATGAAGATGAATTGCCTCAGCCTAAACAACCAGGATTTTTCACTGAAAGGGATCTTGATGAAGCAAGCTATTCATCGAGCCAGAACAAACCACCTTCGGCAAACGGATGCTCGATTTCAATGTTAGAGGCAAGATAG